In the genome of Paenibacillus pabuli, the window TGTTAAATTGCATCTCCACACTTGGTGAAGATTAATCTATGGTTCTAAGCAAGGCTAACGTATTAAATTGGAACTATCCTGTACGTTTAGGATGCAAATACTAAGCGTACAACCCCTTTACAGTTGCATGCTCTATTTTTATGTCTTTGTAAACCCCAAATATCCATCTATTCCTCAATCTGAAAAACTACTGATTTCCAACTACAAGTTGGAAACTGTACTTGTTGATACTCAAAATATTACATTGAGACCATATGAAGCTAAGGTTTATTTATACACAGTGTAATCAAATTTTTTAAAGGTCTTCCACACAATTGGATTCCCTGGACGCCATAAAGGACTCAGAGATGAAAGCTAAACTCGAAGCTTATCAGAACATTGGGTTATCCCCCTACTCTATCGCTAAAGCTATTGCGTTCGCAATTGAGCAACCAAATGGCGTGGATGTAAGTGAAATAGTGGTCCGCCCCACAGCGCAAATGTCCAGGGACATCCTCATTAATGATCAATAAGGATCAGGTGCCACCTCATTACGAAGTTTCTTAATCTCCACAAAAAACTCAAAAATGCACCTCCAATTGTTAGTAGTGGTTAACAATTGGAAGTGCATTTCATATCCTTTAGCTTCTTTTATATTACATGAATGATTAATATCAATCCTTAGGCAATTCATTAAAAAAAGCGACATCTTCTATCGGTAATCTTACCGTCCGGTGTCCGGGCTTCACCGCCTTGCCGATGGCGATAAGCATAAAAGGAGCGTATCTCACCGGAATATCAAACTCTTCTACAAATTTTACTTGGTCAAAGCCGCCCATCGGGACCGTATCATAGCCTTTTGCACGGGCGACAAGCATTAGCTGCATGGATACCAGTCCACTATCAATAAATACTTTTCGGAGTACATTTTCTGGAGGCATACTCGCGAACAGTCTTTGGTATCGCTCCACGAATGATTTAGCTGTCTCTTCAGGCATGTACCCCGCATCGACCGCCATCCCGTAAACTTTCTCGGCCAATTTATAGCCTTCCAAATCTCCGAGTATCGCAATGACAGCTGAAGCCTCAATCACTTGCTGCTGGCTGTTAGCGATCGGAAGCAGTTTTTGTTTTAGCTCCTGCGAGTCGATGACGAGAAACCTCCACGGCTGGAGATTGGCGCCAGAAGGAGCCAGTGTAGCTAGCTGCAATATATCCTTCATTTCGTCCCGTGAGATCTTTACTTCGGAATCATAGTACCTTACAGATCTCCGATCTTGAATAACATCAAAAAACTGCGCCTCCACCTTCTGTGACGATTGTTCAACGGACATGCTTCTCTCCTCCTCATAATTACCTTGCCCCAAGTTGGCACAAGATGTTCTAAATAATTAGTAGTAGACCTTCAAAACAAATTCAACCATTGCAGTTAAATAAGCTTTATTGTTACTATAAATTATTTAGTATATACTTTAAAGTAGACACATTATTTTTATATAGCTCTATAAATTAGACTAACTATACTATAGTAAGGAATGATTTTGTGGATATAAGCAAAGAGGACGAACAATGTCTCATCTCCATTCGCGAGGCGTTGGAGGTTGTTCGCGGAAAATGGGCTATTTTGGTACTCACCTTACTTAGTCTGGGTCCGCAGCGATTTAATCAGATGCGAAGATATTTAGACAATGTCAGCATCAAGTCTTTAACGGATGTCCTGCGTCATTTTGAGCGGCATGAAGTCATCAACCGCCAGGTGTTCCCTACCTCACCTGTTACTGTTGAGTATTCGCTAACAGATAAAGGAAGGGCGTACATACCTGTACTTCGAGAGATGCGCATATGGGGTGAAACCTGGGGAGGAACATCGGAAGGCGTTGATGATGGCGAAACCCCGCTTGGGTAAGGTAATAGTTTAGACTGGCTCTTAAAAATGAAACGGCAACAGCTAGGGACCAGAAAATAAAGTCCTAGACTGTCACCGTTTCATTCAACTAATGTTCACTGTTTAGCACAATCGTTATTTCTACTTTACGTTTTCGCGAGACAGGCTACAATCGAATGGGATTCAATAATATACAGGCCGCAAAGAAGGTACTGTTCCCAGGAAATCTGGAGTGCAGTACCCTCTTTGTTAACGGACTTATTCAATTGGCTTCATTAATCGTCTAATTTTATTATGTCCGTCTTGACTGAAGCGATGTTCTGTGGTGTCAGTCCAGGACCGATGCGACGGGTGCCAAACCTTATAATGATGGTGACTAACACAAGCACCGCACAAGGGCTACAGCTAGTCCATCTTCTTTTGAACTTATAAGACGGATTAATTCGAAGAACTTTTCCTCAACTGTTATTTCTTGAGTTCTTACAAAAGCTAAACTTCCGAAAGACGAAATCGGTGCTATTCCCAGTTGAAAAGATCTCATCAGCCGATCGTGTTCTATTGCTTCATTCCAAAATTTCTTCAACGGAACTTTTATCAACTGACACAAGATAATATAAGAAGCCTTGTTATAGATGATACTGCCGCTTTAAGAATTCTGTTTGGATATCGTCTCAAAATATTCTACAACTACCTCACGGAATTCGAGAGCAGCCCGCGAAATGTACCGACTCCTGTGCCATAA includes:
- a CDS encoding nitroreductase family protein, which encodes MSVEQSSQKVEAQFFDVIQDRRSVRYYDSEVKISRDEMKDILQLATLAPSGANLQPWRFLVIDSQELKQKLLPIANSQQQVIEASAVIAILGDLEGYKLAEKVYGMAVDAGYMPEETAKSFVERYQRLFASMPPENVLRKVFIDSGLVSMQLMLVARAKGYDTVPMGGFDQVKFVEEFDIPVRYAPFMLIAIGKAVKPGHRTVRLPIEDVAFFNELPKD
- a CDS encoding winged helix-turn-helix transcriptional regulator, producing MDISKEDEQCLISIREALEVVRGKWAILVLTLLSLGPQRFNQMRRYLDNVSIKSLTDVLRHFERHEVINRQVFPTSPVTVEYSLTDKGRAYIPVLREMRIWGETWGGTSEGVDDGETPLG